The following proteins are encoded in a genomic region of Nitrospirota bacterium:
- the grpE gene encoding nucleotide exchange factor GrpE has product MDQDEKNPNTIDELEAKTQEVPSPSEESQEETRPVAELRQALSSKTAECQALQDKYLRLAAEFENYKRVAQREQREQIRFGNEQILRELLPVIDNLERAIRSAKENGGGEALVQGVELTLKQLTEALAKFGVRPIASVGEPFDPTCHQAVAQVESAAVAANTVVEEFQKGYLLHDRLLRAAMVSVSTGTPDKPENSAS; this is encoded by the coding sequence GTGGATCAAGACGAGAAGAACCCCAATACAATCGACGAGTTAGAAGCGAAGACTCAGGAAGTCCCTTCTCCGTCGGAAGAATCGCAGGAAGAAACGAGACCGGTTGCTGAACTCAGGCAGGCGCTCTCTTCCAAGACCGCGGAATGTCAAGCGCTTCAGGACAAGTATCTCCGGCTGGCGGCAGAGTTCGAGAATTACAAGCGCGTGGCGCAGCGGGAGCAACGGGAGCAGATCCGATTCGGGAACGAGCAAATTCTACGGGAACTGTTGCCGGTTATCGACAACTTGGAACGTGCGATTCGCTCGGCCAAAGAGAACGGCGGAGGCGAAGCCCTCGTTCAGGGCGTCGAACTGACCTTGAAGCAACTGACGGAAGCGTTGGCAAAGTTTGGAGTCCGTCCGATTGCAAGCGTCGGAGAGCCGTTCGACCCGACCTGCCATCAGGCTGTGGCCCAAGTCGAGTCCGCCGCCGTTGCGGCCAACACCGTGGTGGAAGAATTTCAAAAAGGCTATTTGTTGCATGACCGATTGCTGCGTGCCGCCATGGTCAGCGTATCCACCGGAACGCCGGACAAACCCGAGAATTCCGCGTCGTAA
- the nadC gene encoding carboxylating nicotinate-nucleotide diphosphorylase, with translation MIPIPSADIRQAVRSALREDLALGDATTAALFSGPCPARGLIVARQTLVAAGIAAAHEVFRSLDPSLKIVRAVKEGTKLATGDVLLAIEGDGRSLLMGERIALNFLQHLSGIATLTARFCRAVRGYPVRILDTRKTVPGSRSLEKWAVRLGGGSNHRHSLGDGVLIKDNHLALLRARGLNVADACRLARERCPHGLRIIVEAESLEQIREALDGGADVILLDNMAPATVRRAVDTIKGRALVEVSGGITLENVREMAEAGANFISIGALTHSAPAADLSMDILPLGNRRRTA, from the coding sequence ATGATCCCCATACCCTCCGCAGACATCCGTCAGGCCGTTCGCTCGGCACTTCGGGAAGACCTTGCGCTCGGCGACGCGACGACCGCGGCGCTCTTTTCCGGTCCCTGCCCGGCTCGGGGACTGATCGTGGCCCGACAGACTCTGGTCGCAGCCGGCATCGCCGCGGCCCACGAGGTCTTTCGCTCGCTCGATCCTTCGCTGAAGATCGTCCGTGCAGTGAAAGAGGGAACGAAGCTCGCAACAGGCGACGTCCTGCTGGCCATTGAAGGCGACGGCCGCTCGCTCTTGATGGGAGAACGGATCGCCCTTAACTTCCTGCAACACCTGTCCGGCATCGCGACCCTCACTGCGCGATTCTGCCGAGCCGTTCGAGGTTATCCGGTCAGGATCCTGGACACGAGAAAGACCGTGCCCGGATCACGCTCCCTGGAAAAGTGGGCGGTCCGGCTGGGCGGCGGGTCGAATCATCGCCATAGTCTTGGCGACGGCGTCTTGATCAAGGACAACCATCTCGCCCTCTTGAGAGCGCGGGGGCTGAACGTCGCAGACGCCTGCCGACTGGCCAGGGAGCGCTGCCCTCACGGCCTGCGGATCATCGTCGAGGCGGAATCCCTGGAGCAGATCCGCGAGGCGCTGGACGGAGGGGCCGATGTCATCCTGCTCGACAATATGGCCCCGGCGACCGTGCGCCGGGCCGTGGACACGATCAAAGGGCGCGCTCTGGTGGAGGTCTCGGGCGGCATCACGCTGGAAAATGTCCGGGAAATGGCCGAAGCCGGGGCGAATTTCATTTCGATCGGCGCGTTGACCCATTCGGCTCCGGCCGCCGATCTCAGCATGGATATTCTTCCGCTCGGAAACCGGCGCCGGACCGCGTAA
- a CDS encoding type III pantothenate kinase: MLLAIDIGNSNIVWGLFDGRTLKGHWRLATDPRKTSDEYGILFSNLLAVAGVKPEQISGAVISSVVPALTRPFETMAQTFFGQVPLMISCDTDTGLTLRYANPKEIGSDRLVNAAAAYERYRADLIIVDFGTATTFCAVTKAGEYLGGVIAPGLGISADALFSRTAQLPKVELVRPKSVIGRDTASSIQSGLVYGYAGLVDEIVRRMEQELGHSSLVVATGGLSAIIAPESRTIREVRPLLTLDGLELLYRRSRGEG, from the coding sequence ATGCTGTTGGCCATCGATATCGGAAATTCCAACATCGTCTGGGGACTGTTTGACGGTCGGACCCTGAAGGGCCATTGGCGGTTGGCGACCGATCCCAGAAAGACTTCCGACGAGTACGGGATTTTGTTCTCGAACCTGCTGGCGGTGGCGGGAGTGAAGCCGGAACAGATCTCGGGCGCGGTCATTTCCAGCGTCGTCCCCGCCTTGACCCGTCCCTTCGAGACCATGGCCCAGACGTTTTTCGGCCAAGTTCCGCTGATGATCTCTTGTGACACGGACACTGGCCTCACCTTGCGCTACGCCAACCCGAAAGAGATCGGCAGCGACCGGTTGGTCAATGCAGCGGCCGCGTACGAGCGATACCGAGCCGACCTCATCATCGTCGACTTCGGCACCGCGACCACCTTCTGCGCCGTCACCAAGGCCGGTGAATACCTCGGCGGCGTCATTGCGCCGGGTCTGGGCATCTCCGCGGATGCGCTGTTTTCCCGTACGGCCCAATTACCCAAGGTGGAACTGGTCCGTCCCAAGTCCGTGATCGGCCGGGACACGGCGAGCAGCATCCAATCCGGCCTGGTCTACGGCTATGCGGGGTTGGTGGATGAGATCGTCCGACGCATGGAACAGGAGTTGGGCCATTCCTCCCTGGTGGTCGCGACCGGCGGACTGTCTGCGATCATCGCTCCCGAATCTCGAACGATTCGAGAAGTGCGTCCCCTGCTGACCTTGGACGGCCTGGAACTGCTTTACCGGCGAAGTCGAGGCGAAGGTTGA
- the dnaK gene encoding molecular chaperone DnaK: MGKVIGIDLGTTNSCVAIMSGGDPVVIANAEGSRTTPSVVAITDKGERLVGQIAKRQAITNPENTIFSVKRLMGRKYRSREVQEAIKRLPYKVVEADNGDAHVELRGKRYSPPEISAMILQKMRQTAEDYLGEKVSEAVITVPAYFDDSQRQATKDAGQIAGLNVLRIINEPTAASLAYGLDKKKDERIAVYDLGGGTFDISILEIGDGVFEVKSTNGDTYLGGDDFDLRIMDWLVEEFKKDQGIDLRKDRMALQRLKEAAERAKIELSSSQETEINLPFITADASGPKHLVTKLTRAKLEQLVDDLIQRTIEPCKKALADAGVTAKDINEVVLVGGMTRMPKVIQVVREFFGKEPHRGVNPDEVVAVGAAIQGGVLKGDVKDVLLLDVTPLTLGIETLGGIFTHLIERNTTIPTKKSQIFSTAADNQTAVTIRVFQGEREMANDNKLLGQFDLVGIPPAPRGVPQIEVTFDIDANGIVHVSAKDLGTGKEQSIKITASSGLSKEEVEKLVKEAQAHTEEDKKRRKLAEARNQADTLIYSTEKNLTEHGDKIGEDDKNKIKDAIAAVRKAMEGDDVAAIESAVQALTSASHKLAEEMYKKASAAAGAGPSGTQGNGGAQGKTDDKVVDAEFEEVDKEKK, from the coding sequence ATGGGTAAGGTCATCGGCATCGATCTTGGAACCACCAATTCCTGCGTCGCGATCATGAGCGGCGGAGACCCGGTCGTCATCGCCAACGCGGAAGGCAGTCGAACCACTCCGTCGGTCGTCGCCATCACAGACAAAGGCGAACGGCTGGTCGGCCAAATCGCGAAACGTCAGGCCATTACCAACCCGGAAAACACCATCTTCTCCGTCAAGCGGCTGATGGGGCGCAAGTACCGTTCGCGTGAAGTGCAGGAAGCGATCAAGAGGCTCCCCTATAAAGTCGTCGAGGCGGACAACGGCGACGCGCACGTCGAGCTGCGCGGCAAACGGTACAGCCCGCCTGAGATCTCGGCGATGATTCTCCAGAAAATGAGGCAGACCGCGGAGGATTATCTCGGCGAGAAGGTCAGCGAGGCGGTCATCACCGTGCCGGCGTACTTCGACGACAGCCAGCGCCAGGCCACCAAGGACGCGGGACAGATCGCCGGCCTCAACGTGCTTCGCATCATCAACGAACCGACGGCCGCCTCGCTGGCCTACGGCCTCGACAAGAAAAAGGACGAACGCATTGCGGTCTACGACCTCGGCGGCGGGACGTTCGATATCTCCATTCTGGAGATCGGCGACGGTGTCTTCGAAGTCAAGTCCACCAACGGCGATACCTACCTCGGCGGCGATGATTTCGACCTCCGGATCATGGACTGGCTGGTGGAGGAATTCAAAAAAGACCAAGGGATCGATCTGCGCAAGGACCGGATGGCCCTTCAGCGGCTCAAGGAAGCGGCCGAGCGGGCGAAAATCGAGTTGTCGTCTTCGCAGGAGACCGAGATCAATCTGCCCTTCATCACTGCGGACGCCAGCGGGCCGAAGCACCTGGTGACCAAGCTTACGCGGGCCAAGCTGGAACAGCTTGTCGACGATCTGATCCAGCGCACCATCGAGCCCTGCAAGAAAGCCTTGGCCGATGCGGGCGTGACGGCCAAGGACATCAACGAAGTGGTGCTGGTCGGCGGTATGACCCGAATGCCCAAAGTCATCCAGGTCGTCCGCGAATTTTTCGGCAAGGAACCGCATCGTGGCGTGAATCCCGACGAAGTCGTGGCGGTCGGCGCGGCCATCCAGGGCGGCGTGTTGAAGGGCGACGTCAAGGACGTGCTGCTTCTGGACGTGACGCCGCTCACACTGGGTATCGAGACCCTGGGCGGAATCTTCACGCACCTGATCGAGCGCAACACGACCATCCCGACCAAGAAGAGCCAGATCTTTTCCACGGCGGCCGACAACCAAACCGCGGTGACGATCCGAGTCTTCCAAGGCGAGCGCGAGATGGCGAACGACAACAAGCTGCTCGGACAGTTCGACCTTGTCGGCATCCCGCCGGCTCCGCGCGGTGTACCCCAGATCGAGGTGACGTTCGATATCGACGCCAACGGCATCGTGCATGTGTCCGCGAAGGATCTGGGTACGGGCAAAGAACAGTCGATCAAGATCACGGCCTCCAGCGGACTCAGCAAGGAAGAGGTCGAGAAGCTTGTCAAAGAAGCCCAGGCCCACACCGAAGAAGACAAGAAGCGGCGCAAGCTCGCCGAGGCTCGCAACCAGGCCGACACGCTGATCTACAGTACCGAGAAGAATCTGACCGAGCACGGCGACAAGATCGGCGAGGACGACAAGAACAAGATCAAGGACGCGATTGCGGCCGTCCGTAAGGCGATGGAAGGCGACGACGTCGCGGCCATCGAATCAGCGGTGCAAGCGCTGACCAGCGCGTCGCACAAGCTGGCCGAGGAGATGTACAAGAAGGCGTCCGCCGCCGCTGGCGCCGGCCCGAGCGGTACGCAGGGGAACGGCGGCGCCCAGGGCAAGACGGACGACAAGGTCGTGGACGCCGAATTCGAAGAAGTGGACAAAGAGAAAAAGTAA
- a CDS encoding biotin--[acetyl-CoA-carboxylase] ligase, with product MPHSSFSLPLTVDSIKRHLSTKTVGRTLHLLEETDSTNTTAAMLAQQGAEDGTTVVAEFQTAGRGRRGRSWFSPRRLNLSCSVIVLRQPSPERKAQWLSWIPLASALACADAVQQETSLTPLLKWPNDLLVNDRKVGGLLCESACRRDGAPFVVIGIGLNVNIDRDRFPDDLRRSATSLMAETGHSVDRAQLLARLLEQVERRLEMLASEPIERLRQEYSGRCATLGRRVLVTLAQGEQIEGVADSIAENGCLRVIHSGTPSAVPHPELFEIHAGDVLHLR from the coding sequence GTGCCTCACTCATCTTTTTCCCTCCCGCTCACGGTCGACTCGATCAAAAGGCATCTCTCGACCAAGACCGTCGGCCGCACGCTCCATCTTCTGGAGGAGACGGATTCCACCAACACCACAGCGGCGATGTTGGCCCAGCAAGGAGCGGAAGACGGCACGACCGTGGTCGCGGAATTCCAGACCGCCGGCAGAGGGCGCCGCGGCCGGTCGTGGTTCTCGCCGCGCAGGCTGAATCTGTCTTGCTCGGTGATCGTGTTGCGTCAGCCGTCGCCGGAACGAAAGGCGCAGTGGTTGTCATGGATTCCGCTGGCCTCGGCCCTGGCCTGCGCCGACGCGGTTCAACAGGAGACTTCGCTGACGCCGTTGCTCAAATGGCCCAATGACCTGCTGGTGAATGACCGGAAAGTCGGCGGCTTGCTCTGTGAAAGCGCGTGCCGGCGGGACGGCGCCCCGTTTGTCGTCATCGGCATCGGCCTCAACGTCAATATCGATCGCGACCGGTTTCCCGACGATCTTCGCAGAAGCGCCACCTCGCTGATGGCGGAGACCGGTCATTCGGTCGATCGCGCGCAGTTGTTGGCGAGGCTCTTGGAGCAGGTTGAGCGTCGCTTGGAGATGCTCGCATCGGAGCCAATCGAGCGGCTGAGACAGGAATACAGCGGCCGTTGCGCGACCCTGGGACGCAGGGTCCTCGTCACCCTGGCGCAGGGCGAACAGATCGAGGGGGTGGCCGACTCGATCGCCGAGAACGGCTGCCTGAGAGTCATTCACAGCGGCACACCGTCCGCCGTTCCACATCCGGAGCTGTTTGAGATTCACGCCGGGGATGTCCTCCACCTGAGATGA
- a CDS encoding response regulator: MASRIFIVDSSPAVRRMVEQISAPEGFEVVGFQDGPTALEAAKRLSPDLIIADYHLDKMTFSGFCKELNQHDNLSDTYIVSLITLSDRPDENHLRSLGVRAFLKKPFQSEHLLEVIKSLHQDGKQTKADATGSKPKRKTWPPESQTTDTDESVELSDHSASEPSAEEHEASVTELPASPVASTPNSSTPPTSQTESQGQPVSIVEEAMRDLLAHLVQSMTERAERKAEELLTGMLSRQVEAQVSQAVKDEIEKQLTVGLLAERIAQVARDGIADELPKAMSRQNSDLESMLSKHIRESAVSAVQNTIEHAGGQLVESAIRRQLPGIVREQLGAIDELVKEAVQEAAARHARDAAEAVVREIAEKSIALAVRQIVPDLAENHVKDEIKRLTA, from the coding sequence GTGGCCTCTCGCATTTTCATCGTGGACAGCAGCCCGGCTGTTCGGCGGATGGTCGAGCAAATCTCCGCCCCCGAGGGGTTCGAGGTCGTCGGGTTTCAAGACGGCCCGACCGCGCTCGAGGCGGCCAAGCGCCTGAGCCCGGATCTGATCATCGCAGACTATCATCTCGATAAGATGACATTCTCCGGGTTTTGCAAGGAACTGAATCAGCACGACAATCTGTCCGACACGTACATCGTCTCGTTGATCACCCTTTCAGACCGGCCGGACGAGAACCACTTGCGGTCCTTGGGCGTCAGGGCCTTCCTCAAGAAACCCTTCCAATCCGAGCACCTGCTGGAAGTGATCAAGAGTTTGCATCAAGACGGCAAGCAGACCAAGGCCGACGCCACAGGCTCGAAGCCCAAACGGAAGACATGGCCGCCTGAATCTCAGACCACCGACACCGACGAATCCGTCGAGCTGTCCGACCATTCTGCCAGCGAGCCTTCAGCCGAAGAACATGAGGCTTCTGTCACCGAACTGCCGGCTTCCCCTGTCGCCTCGACTCCGAATTCCTCGACGCCGCCAACGTCTCAGACAGAATCCCAAGGGCAGCCGGTAAGCATTGTGGAGGAGGCCATGCGCGACCTGCTCGCCCATCTGGTGCAATCCATGACCGAGCGCGCGGAGCGAAAAGCGGAGGAACTCCTGACAGGAATGCTCAGCCGGCAGGTCGAAGCCCAAGTATCACAAGCCGTCAAAGACGAAATCGAGAAACAACTCACTGTCGGCTTGCTGGCGGAACGGATCGCTCAAGTGGCTCGCGACGGCATTGCGGACGAGTTGCCGAAGGCCATGTCTCGACAGAATTCGGACCTCGAATCGATGCTCTCGAAGCACATCCGAGAATCGGCTGTCTCGGCCGTGCAGAACACGATCGAACACGCTGGGGGACAACTTGTCGAATCGGCCATCCGCAGACAATTGCCGGGCATTGTCCGCGAACAATTGGGGGCGATCGATGAGCTCGTGAAGGAAGCCGTACAGGAAGCGGCGGCGCGACACGCGCGCGACGCCGCGGAAGCCGTGGTAAGAGAAATCGCCGAGAAGAGCATCGCGCTGGCCGTTCGGCAGATCGTGCCGGATCTCGCGGAGAATCACGTCAAAGACGAGATCAAAAGACTGACAGCTTAA
- a CDS encoding valine--tRNA ligase, with protein MSGHQLEKTYDPKQVEERWYQVWINRGYFHATVTHPGQPYCIVIPPPNVTGSLHVGHALNNSLQDILIRWRRMQGRNVLWMPGTDHAGIATQNVVERQLLAEGTSREALGRERFLERVWEWKAKSGDTIIRQLKRLGASCDWERLRFTMDEGLSKAVREVFVRLYEEGLIYRGERLINWCPRCLTALSDIEVEHEEIKGKLYSIEYPLADDPHTKLMVATTRPETMLGDTAVAVHPEDARYNRLIGKQVKLPLTNRTIPIVGDPILVDREFGTGAVKITPAHDFNDFEAGERHRLPRLAILDHHARLDPVGLKNAAVEASVIEQIERLPVSKARPKIEQILRDRGTLVKVEDHKMAIGKCYRCKTVIEPYLSPQWFVKIKPLAGPAIKAVEDGRVRLIPEAWVNNYLGWMRDIKDWCISRQIWWGHQIPAWYCIPCGRDAGTLFETSHIGGATAESGMLSSAWKTSITLTPEAKPIVAKTAPTHCPDCGQSNPQDFYRDPDVLDTWFSSALWPFSTLGWPEQTPELKTFYPTSTLVTGLDILFFWVARMIMMGLKFMGDVPFRDVYIHALVRDAEGQKMSKSKGNVIDPLHVMEQYGTDALRFTLASMASPGRDIKLAEERIEGYRNFANKIWNAARFILLNFEGPREQVPAATRSFPDRWILSRLNFTIRSVNQELEQYRFDRAASRLYHFIWHEYCDWYLELIKPALSDQNSPEANRSRHTLVETFETVQRLLHPFMPFITEEIWQALPHEGESVVIQPYPDERPDWDSKDTESAFIILEQCVTTARTARVLLNYPPGKPVAFFAWGGHERNGKILENLLGHVAHLGRGAVQVIPVDRWPSSNLLRLAAEGLTVGMVVEGDVDLQKALARISKQRAEGATEAQRLEAKLKSVDFTSKAPPDVVAEHQERLKVLQRDQAILFSSEEQLRAIMGRRSP; from the coding sequence ATGTCAGGCCATCAACTCGAGAAGACCTACGACCCGAAGCAGGTCGAAGAACGGTGGTATCAGGTCTGGATCAACCGGGGCTATTTTCACGCGACTGTGACCCATCCCGGCCAACCGTACTGCATCGTCATCCCTCCGCCCAATGTGACTGGATCGCTCCATGTCGGACATGCGTTGAACAATTCCCTGCAGGATATCCTGATCCGCTGGCGCCGCATGCAGGGGCGCAATGTGCTCTGGATGCCGGGCACCGACCATGCCGGCATCGCGACGCAGAACGTGGTGGAACGGCAACTGCTCGCCGAAGGCACCTCGCGCGAAGCCCTAGGACGGGAACGATTCCTCGAACGAGTCTGGGAATGGAAAGCGAAATCGGGCGACACCATCATCCGACAATTGAAGCGTCTCGGCGCTTCGTGCGACTGGGAGCGCCTGCGATTCACCATGGACGAAGGACTCTCCAAAGCGGTCCGCGAGGTTTTCGTCCGCCTCTACGAAGAGGGGCTTATCTACCGAGGGGAACGGTTGATCAACTGGTGTCCGCGCTGCCTCACCGCACTGTCGGACATCGAAGTCGAGCATGAAGAAATCAAAGGGAAGCTCTACTCCATCGAATACCCGCTCGCAGACGACCCGCACACGAAGCTGATGGTCGCCACCACCAGGCCGGAGACCATGCTGGGCGACACAGCGGTCGCCGTTCACCCGGAGGACGCACGCTACAACCGGTTGATCGGCAAGCAGGTGAAACTCCCGCTGACCAACCGCACGATCCCGATCGTCGGAGACCCGATTTTGGTCGATCGGGAGTTCGGCACGGGCGCGGTCAAGATCACGCCCGCCCATGACTTCAACGACTTCGAAGCCGGCGAGCGGCACAGGCTCCCGCGGCTTGCCATTCTGGACCATCATGCCAGGCTCGATCCGGTCGGCTTGAAGAACGCGGCGGTAGAAGCCTCCGTCATCGAACAGATCGAACGGCTTCCCGTCTCCAAGGCCAGGCCGAAGATCGAGCAGATCCTGCGAGACAGAGGAACACTCGTCAAGGTTGAAGACCACAAGATGGCGATCGGCAAGTGCTACCGGTGCAAGACGGTCATCGAGCCCTATCTGTCGCCGCAGTGGTTCGTCAAGATCAAGCCGCTCGCCGGGCCGGCGATCAAGGCGGTTGAAGACGGGCGGGTTCGCCTGATCCCGGAAGCCTGGGTCAACAACTATCTGGGCTGGATGCGGGACATCAAAGACTGGTGCATTTCGCGACAGATCTGGTGGGGTCACCAGATTCCGGCTTGGTATTGCATTCCTTGCGGCCGTGATGCTGGGACACTTTTCGAGACATCTCATATAGGTGGAGCCACTGCCGAAAGCGGAATGCTTTCCTCTGCATGGAAAACGTCTATAACGCTCACTCCAGAAGCAAAACCGATAGTGGCGAAGACTGCCCCAACGCACTGCCCGGACTGTGGCCAAAGCAACCCACAGGACTTTTATCGCGATCCCGACGTGCTGGACACCTGGTTTTCCTCGGCCCTCTGGCCCTTCTCGACCTTGGGTTGGCCGGAGCAGACCCCTGAGCTGAAGACTTTCTACCCCACGTCGACATTGGTGACGGGTCTCGACATCCTGTTCTTCTGGGTCGCCCGGATGATCATGATGGGGCTCAAGTTCATGGGTGACGTTCCTTTCCGCGACGTCTACATTCATGCGCTGGTCCGGGACGCCGAGGGTCAGAAGATGAGCAAGTCGAAGGGCAACGTCATCGATCCGCTCCACGTGATGGAACAGTACGGCACCGACGCGCTGCGCTTCACACTGGCCTCCATGGCCTCTCCCGGTCGCGACATCAAGTTGGCGGAAGAGCGGATCGAAGGCTATAGGAACTTCGCCAACAAGATCTGGAACGCGGCCCGGTTCATTCTCCTGAACTTCGAAGGCCCGCGGGAGCAAGTTCCCGCCGCGACGCGCTCGTTTCCCGACCGGTGGATCCTGAGTCGACTGAACTTCACCATCAGAAGCGTGAACCAGGAGCTGGAACAATATCGCTTCGACCGGGCCGCCAGCCGCTTGTATCACTTTATCTGGCACGAATACTGCGACTGGTATCTGGAGCTGATCAAGCCTGCCTTATCGGATCAAAACAGCCCCGAAGCCAACCGCTCCAGACACACGCTGGTTGAAACCTTCGAGACCGTCCAACGGCTGTTGCACCCGTTCATGCCGTTCATCACCGAGGAGATTTGGCAGGCGCTGCCTCATGAGGGCGAGAGCGTTGTGATTCAACCCTATCCCGACGAACGACCTGATTGGGACTCCAAGGACACGGAAAGCGCGTTCATCATCCTCGAACAGTGCGTGACGACCGCCCGAACCGCCAGAGTGCTGCTGAATTATCCGCCGGGAAAGCCGGTGGCCTTTTTCGCGTGGGGGGGCCATGAGCGTAACGGCAAGATTCTGGAAAATCTGCTAGGACATGTCGCGCACCTCGGTCGCGGGGCCGTGCAGGTTATTCCGGTCGACCGGTGGCCTTCGTCCAACTTGTTGAGACTTGCCGCGGAAGGCCTGACCGTCGGCATGGTTGTCGAAGGAGACGTCGACTTACAGAAGGCTCTGGCCCGCATCAGCAAGCAGAGAGCTGAGGGGGCCACGGAAGCCCAACGATTGGAAGCCAAGCTGAAGAGCGTCGATTTCACATCCAAGGCGCCTCCCGACGTCGTCGCCGAGCATCAGGAGCGCCTCAAGGTTCTGCAACGTGATCAAGCCATCCTGTTCAGCAGCGAAGAGCAGCTCCGTGCGATCATGGGGCGACGATCACCATGA